Proteins from a genomic interval of Symmachiella macrocystis:
- a CDS encoding helix-turn-helix domain-containing protein → MKTYEFTLFIDGMTESTDEFANAMFEAGCDDGTCGSSCGRVFIAFDREADSFLEAVLSAISDVHRGGYQVWRIDEADQVTQSDIARRLSVSRQMVHQYVSGQRGPGDFPPPMSDTKSGQKLWSWGEVAEWLHVNNFLDEEIVEQSSIINVINSFLSIRREEGLKPQLVKTIRKAVLS, encoded by the coding sequence TTGAAAACCTACGAATTCACCTTGTTCATTGATGGCATGACCGAGTCCACGGACGAATTTGCCAACGCGATGTTTGAGGCGGGCTGCGATGATGGGACGTGCGGCTCAAGTTGCGGTCGTGTCTTCATCGCCTTCGATCGAGAAGCGGATTCGTTTCTTGAAGCTGTGCTGTCGGCCATCTCTGACGTGCATCGGGGGGGATACCAAGTGTGGCGGATTGATGAGGCTGACCAAGTCACACAATCGGACATCGCCCGCCGTCTATCCGTTTCCCGCCAAATGGTGCACCAATATGTCTCGGGCCAACGCGGCCCGGGGGATTTCCCGCCTCCTATGAGCGATACAAAATCGGGCCAGAAGCTATGGAGTTGGGGAGAAGTCGCGGAATGGCTCCACGTTAACAACTTCCTGGACGAGGAAATTGTGGAGCAATCGTCAATCATCAACGTCATCAATTCCTTTCTGTCAATTCGACGAGAAGAAGGCTTAAAACCACAATTGGTGAAAACAATCCGCAAAGCAGTGCTCTCCTAA
- a CDS encoding peptidylprolyl isomerase, producing the protein MKTATIVTNKGTITLELYDDKVPNTVANFEKLAGEGFYDGLKFHRVIEDFMIQTGCPQGTGTGDAGYKFDDEFHADLKHDGPGVLSMANAGPNTNGSQFFITHVETSWLDGKHSVFGRVTEGQDVVNSIEQGDKMEKVSVA; encoded by the coding sequence ATGAAAACCGCGACCATCGTCACAAACAAAGGCACCATCACGTTGGAACTGTACGACGACAAGGTTCCCAACACCGTCGCTAACTTTGAAAAACTAGCCGGCGAAGGGTTCTACGACGGCTTGAAATTCCATCGTGTGATCGAGGATTTCATGATCCAAACCGGGTGTCCGCAAGGCACGGGCACCGGCGACGCCGGATACAAATTCGACGATGAATTTCACGCCGATCTCAAACACGACGGTCCCGGCGTCCTGTCGATGGCCAATGCCGGTCCGAACACGAACGGTTCTCAATTCTTCATCACCCACGTCGAGACCTCATGGTTGGACGGCAAGCACTCTGTCTTTGGCCGCGTGACGGAGGGGCAGGATGTTGTGAACTCGATTGAACAAGGGGACAAAATGGAGAAGGTCTCCGTCGCGTAG
- a CDS encoding PVC-type heme-binding CxxCH protein, producing the protein MPRLASRCHLLFLAVTAFLPAALPADEPVSLTVPEGFTATLFADDDLAHDVFSMTFDSQGRLVVSGRGYVKRLIDRDGDGRADEAQQFVDGPESGAQGMYFHGDDLLCVDAKGLLRYRDQDADGVADGPPDRFLKTEVGGEHGPHAIRKGPDGWWYLIAGNMSGVNDEYVTLPRSPVKHPRAGVVMRLKPDLTGGEVFADGFRNAYDFDFNEAGDLFTFDSDGEREVSLPWYRPTRVFHVVPGGDAGWVSRNWKFPDYFLDMPPVVGAFGRGSPSGVVCYRHTQFPEQYRGAMFVEDWTFGRVIALPLAAEGSTYSSAPQEFISGKGEFGFAPTDIEVGPDGSLYVSVGGRGTRGGLYRIQYDGDEPKPETAAAETDAQPEAETVAEKPEKPNAEAPTDQKELLACLDAPQPLSSWSRKAWMPVAEKLGVGPFEKAVLDTQLSDSQRIRAVQILTEVYTGISGELASEVSSTASPAVRAAVAWSLGRKPDAELDAEVLQVYLIDPDATVRRFAVESFASGAGAANAGDLLPAMSLSLVDRDRFVRHAAMRAVGELDDATFRALGKAVPQLGWSGIISNTAGFLFRRDPAQTRISLYAVRAAQLALKGDHPAELKIRATRLMQLGLGGLAQRRGVPAAMSGYTAAEDIEPLERQLDDARTVLAELFPTGDKVLDHELGRLIAVLTSYNPDVLNKVLAQITDESSPTDDIHHLLIAGRIPVARNSTQRAAIAKALVEIEPKMTARDWKEDTNWTDRIREMYLQLVELDTELPAELIEQDKFGHPGHMVFMNGLSKKEIPRAVERLLQAVNADEDYAWNNDVVFAIANVMNDETRSYLRELYEQMPLSEAVTMALSQDPQAEDRSKFLIGLESPQFEVISSSLAALEQLPAELSADEVVPLVRVLRRLQGTKQDYRLRERAIRLLRRDTKQDFGFAFGDSGAIPQQGVIDQWTQWAANTFPDRATELTGGNEEDAAQLRERLAAVDWEAGDAARGAEIFKARSCSQCHSGAKSVGPDLAGVARRFSRDDLFVAITQPNRDVSSRYQTTVVETKSGKLFTGLVVYHSVDGVTLRNGLNQTYRIEATDIESQRLVNTSLMPAGLLKDLQPGELADLYRYLQSLGQPRVEATAAGGEQK; encoded by the coding sequence ATGCCGAGACTTGCCTCGCGATGCCATTTGCTTTTTCTCGCCGTTACTGCTTTCCTGCCCGCTGCATTGCCGGCCGACGAACCGGTTTCGTTGACTGTTCCTGAAGGATTTACCGCCACGCTGTTTGCCGATGATGATTTGGCGCACGACGTGTTCTCGATGACGTTCGATTCGCAGGGACGGTTGGTCGTTTCGGGGCGCGGGTATGTCAAACGGTTGATCGATCGTGACGGAGATGGCCGAGCGGATGAGGCTCAGCAATTTGTCGACGGTCCCGAGAGCGGCGCGCAGGGGATGTATTTTCATGGCGATGATTTGTTGTGCGTCGATGCCAAAGGCTTGTTGCGTTATCGCGACCAAGATGCTGACGGAGTCGCCGACGGACCGCCGGATCGGTTTTTGAAGACGGAAGTCGGTGGCGAGCACGGTCCGCATGCGATCCGCAAAGGCCCCGATGGTTGGTGGTATCTGATTGCCGGCAATATGAGCGGGGTGAACGACGAATATGTGACGTTGCCCCGTTCGCCGGTGAAACATCCGCGGGCGGGAGTGGTGATGCGGCTCAAACCGGATCTGACCGGGGGCGAGGTCTTCGCCGATGGTTTTCGCAACGCGTATGACTTTGACTTCAACGAAGCGGGAGATCTCTTCACCTTCGACAGCGACGGTGAACGCGAGGTTTCGCTTCCTTGGTATCGGCCGACGCGGGTGTTTCACGTTGTACCGGGAGGCGATGCGGGTTGGGTCAGCCGGAATTGGAAATTTCCCGATTATTTTCTGGACATGCCACCCGTGGTGGGAGCATTCGGCCGGGGTTCGCCCTCGGGAGTCGTCTGTTATCGCCACACGCAGTTTCCGGAACAGTATCGCGGCGCGATGTTCGTCGAGGATTGGACCTTCGGCCGGGTGATCGCGCTGCCGTTGGCGGCAGAAGGCTCGACGTATTCCAGTGCGCCGCAGGAGTTCATTTCGGGCAAAGGAGAATTTGGTTTCGCGCCGACCGATATCGAGGTGGGCCCGGACGGCAGTTTGTACGTCAGCGTGGGCGGACGGGGAACGCGCGGCGGGCTTTATCGGATTCAATATGACGGCGACGAACCGAAACCAGAGACAGCGGCGGCGGAAACCGATGCTCAGCCTGAAGCGGAGACTGTTGCGGAGAAGCCTGAAAAGCCAAACGCCGAAGCCCCTACGGATCAAAAGGAACTGTTGGCCTGCCTGGATGCGCCGCAGCCCTTGAGCAGTTGGTCGCGCAAGGCGTGGATGCCGGTGGCGGAGAAACTGGGGGTCGGACCGTTTGAGAAAGCGGTGCTCGACACGCAGTTGTCTGACTCGCAGCGGATTCGCGCGGTGCAGATTTTGACGGAAGTTTATACGGGAATTTCGGGGGAATTGGCGAGCGAGGTCTCGTCGACTGCGTCGCCAGCGGTCCGCGCTGCCGTGGCTTGGTCGTTGGGACGCAAGCCGGATGCGGAATTGGATGCGGAGGTGCTGCAGGTTTACTTGATCGATCCCGACGCCACCGTGCGGCGGTTTGCGGTCGAGTCGTTTGCCAGCGGAGCCGGTGCTGCGAATGCCGGGGACCTGTTGCCGGCGATGTCGTTATCGCTGGTGGACCGGGATCGGTTTGTACGGCATGCGGCAATGCGGGCTGTGGGTGAGTTGGACGATGCCACGTTTCGCGCGCTGGGGAAAGCGGTCCCGCAATTGGGATGGTCGGGCATTATTTCCAACACGGCTGGCTTTTTGTTTCGCCGTGATCCGGCGCAAACTCGGATTAGTCTGTATGCGGTCCGGGCGGCGCAACTGGCGCTCAAAGGCGACCACCCGGCAGAATTAAAAATCCGCGCGACACGGCTTATGCAACTTGGTTTGGGTGGATTGGCGCAACGCCGTGGTGTGCCGGCAGCGATGTCGGGTTATACCGCCGCTGAGGACATCGAGCCGCTAGAACGGCAACTCGACGACGCCCGCACGGTGTTGGCCGAACTTTTTCCTACGGGGGATAAAGTATTGGACCACGAGTTGGGCCGGTTGATTGCCGTATTGACCTCCTACAATCCCGACGTGCTCAACAAGGTGCTCGCGCAGATTACGGATGAGTCGAGCCCGACGGATGATATTCATCATTTGCTCATCGCCGGCCGTATTCCGGTCGCGCGAAATTCTACACAGCGGGCCGCCATTGCCAAGGCGCTGGTGGAGATTGAGCCGAAGATGACCGCGCGCGATTGGAAAGAAGACACGAACTGGACCGATCGTATACGCGAGATGTATCTGCAATTGGTGGAACTCGATACGGAATTGCCGGCCGAGTTGATCGAGCAAGACAAATTTGGGCATCCGGGGCATATGGTGTTCATGAACGGTTTGAGTAAAAAAGAAATACCGCGGGCGGTCGAGCGGTTGCTACAGGCTGTCAACGCGGATGAGGATTATGCCTGGAACAACGACGTGGTCTTCGCCATCGCGAATGTGATGAACGATGAAACGCGGAGTTATCTGCGGGAGTTGTACGAACAGATGCCGCTCAGTGAAGCGGTGACGATGGCCTTGTCCCAAGATCCACAGGCCGAAGATCGTTCGAAGTTTCTGATCGGATTGGAGTCGCCGCAATTTGAGGTGATCAGTTCTTCGCTGGCAGCACTGGAGCAATTGCCGGCGGAATTATCGGCCGATGAAGTGGTGCCTTTAGTGCGTGTGCTGCGACGCTTGCAGGGCACGAAGCAAGATTATCGCCTGCGAGAACGAGCGATCCGTTTGTTGCGGCGTGATACGAAGCAGGACTTTGGTTTTGCATTTGGTGATAGCGGTGCGATCCCTCAGCAGGGGGTGATCGATCAATGGACGCAATGGGCGGCCAATACATTTCCTGATCGCGCCACCGAATTGACCGGCGGCAACGAAGAAGATGCGGCGCAGCTTCGTGAGCGCCTCGCTGCGGTGGATTGGGAGGCGGGGGATGCCGCTCGAGGTGCTGAGATCTTTAAGGCACGTTCGTGCAGCCAATGCCACAGCGGAGCTAAATCGGTTGGTCCCGACTTGGCAGGCGTGGCGCGGCGTTTTTCCCGCGACGATTTGTTTGTGGCGATCACACAACCCAATCGTGACGTATCGTCCCGCTATCAGACGACTGTGGTGGAGACCAAATCCGGCAAACTCTTCACCGGATTGGTTGTCTACCATTCCGTGGATGGCGTCACACTGCGTAACGGTCTGAATCAGACGTATCGGATCGAAGCGACGGATATCGAGTCGCAACGTCTGGTGAATACATCGCTGATGCCGGCGGGGTTGCTCAAGGATTTGCAGCCAGGGGAATTGGCGGATTTGTACCGGTATTTACAGAGCCTGGGACAACCGCGGGTTGAAGCGACAGCGGCCGGTGGGGAGCAGAAATAG
- a CDS encoding STAS domain-containing protein — translation MTDPSTLTVARSDAGYVVFLEGRATMNEGPAFHTFVTQLLDHAEEPALVVCTDGCEYMDSTFLGGLISLHKKYSVTERPRFIVAASRESRARLLVSARLDLILKLTDRAPECSGNRSPIPTPPASSRDFTLHAIECHRLLAEIGGPQAAVFQLVADQLSKELADEDVTE, via the coding sequence ATGACAGACCCCTCGACTTTGACGGTGGCGCGATCGGATGCTGGCTACGTCGTGTTTTTAGAGGGTCGGGCGACGATGAACGAAGGCCCCGCCTTTCACACGTTCGTAACACAACTGCTCGATCATGCGGAAGAACCGGCGTTGGTCGTCTGCACCGATGGCTGCGAATACATGGACAGTACGTTTTTGGGCGGCCTGATTTCGCTGCACAAAAAGTATTCTGTGACGGAGCGGCCACGATTCATCGTAGCAGCATCACGAGAATCGCGCGCTCGGCTACTGGTTTCGGCACGATTGGATTTGATTCTCAAACTGACCGACCGCGCGCCGGAGTGTTCAGGAAACCGCTCACCGATCCCCACGCCTCCGGCCAGTTCGCGCGACTTCACCTTGCACGCCATCGAATGCCACCGCCTGTTGGCCGAAATCGGTGGCCCACAGGCGGCGGTGTTTCAATTGGTCGCTGACCAATTGTCCAAAGAATTGGCCGACGAGGATGTGACGGAATAA
- a CDS encoding tetratricopeptide repeat protein, with translation MFSRLLFSLFVAMVTLGNFADLLHGSEPPLADLLPRAKRVLIATAQETADLREAGSVTVSIDRALRGRGRKEETVVVDHDGALSTVLFDEGQQYLILLQPSLDDAAGWTYVGSSVLPYKSGEVVLPVEEDQPADTVLLTDLIGLVDRYPSSPDAMIANRTSLNGRWVAMVSIQGRDIPFWVLDIRDQDGKVSAEVVDFNNQNQSVHVESIAVTDGILTLRVVVLPVNSSFEHTYVFTGRLRDGKVIGNFIADKNAARPGKLRATAAKAMAQTGGVKPSLGLNEFSQSTIAEDEFAANKQFTKDFPESPLAMDTFMRMLKSETGRGLKEEEIDALAKSYIDNAEYWGELMRRQAVVDAGVSIAEQKKHPQLALKYLLEAEAFLSDTSPQTWTILVPFHAALMYQEMGELDEASQRMNAFHKLHPFEPLGAYYAAEMLESRGEFAGALQIYSELACLPNMKQSLDQTFEGQPGYTPVTKKLQELWDKHSSDAGDQAAFVGHILKAYHNGIRSFVSDQMEPRPPKPGTQNRVVLLEFFTTADAPLGVGIDVAVTGLTHAFGPSELVALRYHLPTEEPDPMAGPQCKERLNYYNSRVVPLMYIDGKQVNVEPGRLTHAATIYKYLRELVEPILVETVDIELKLNTTVEEDRMKIDVQALSASEFEDDIRLRLVLVEEEVAVETPSGVLLHENLVRIMPGGAEGIAPQDGKLAFQTELLLEDYRQQLLDELQSYEEMRSNLLGEEFKYGIYPIGPVRLKLAAFVQNNKTKEVLQSAIVDLKFLDEIEEPAKEEKPDDEAKPAEEPKPAAADATQEQE, from the coding sequence ATGTTTTCACGATTGTTGTTTTCGCTGTTTGTCGCGATGGTTACGCTTGGCAACTTTGCGGATCTATTGCATGGCAGTGAACCCCCATTGGCCGATTTGTTGCCACGCGCTAAGCGAGTTCTCATCGCCACCGCCCAGGAGACGGCAGATCTGCGGGAGGCAGGCAGCGTGACGGTATCAATCGATCGCGCGTTGCGGGGCCGAGGACGAAAAGAGGAAACGGTCGTCGTGGACCACGATGGAGCGTTGAGCACTGTGCTGTTTGACGAGGGACAACAATATCTGATTTTGTTGCAACCGAGCCTCGATGACGCAGCTGGATGGACTTACGTCGGAAGTTCCGTTCTGCCCTACAAATCAGGCGAGGTGGTCCTGCCGGTTGAGGAGGACCAACCAGCCGACACGGTTCTACTGACCGACTTAATCGGATTGGTCGACCGCTATCCCTCCTCCCCAGATGCCATGATTGCCAACCGGACCTCGCTGAACGGTCGTTGGGTCGCAATGGTTTCGATCCAAGGGCGCGATATTCCCTTTTGGGTTTTGGACATCAGAGATCAAGATGGCAAAGTGTCAGCCGAAGTGGTGGATTTCAACAACCAAAACCAGTCGGTGCACGTTGAATCAATCGCAGTCACCGACGGAATCTTAACTCTAAGAGTCGTAGTGTTGCCTGTGAACTCCTCCTTTGAACACACCTATGTATTTACAGGTAGATTGCGTGACGGAAAAGTGATCGGAAATTTCATCGCCGATAAGAATGCGGCACGTCCCGGCAAGTTGCGAGCTACAGCAGCAAAAGCGATGGCCCAAACCGGCGGAGTGAAACCCTCCTTAGGATTGAATGAATTTAGCCAGTCAACCATCGCCGAAGACGAATTTGCAGCGAACAAACAATTCACCAAGGATTTTCCGGAGAGTCCATTGGCGATGGACACTTTTATGAGGATGTTGAAGTCCGAAACCGGTCGAGGTTTGAAGGAAGAAGAAATCGATGCGCTGGCAAAATCTTACATCGACAACGCCGAATATTGGGGTGAACTGATGCGGCGACAAGCGGTTGTCGATGCCGGCGTCTCAATCGCCGAACAGAAGAAACATCCACAGTTGGCGTTGAAGTACCTCCTTGAGGCCGAAGCGTTTTTGTCCGACACGTCTCCGCAGACTTGGACGATATTGGTTCCGTTTCATGCAGCATTGATGTACCAAGAAATGGGCGAATTGGATGAGGCTTCGCAGCGAATGAACGCATTTCATAAATTGCATCCGTTCGAACCGCTCGGCGCCTACTACGCAGCCGAGATGCTGGAGTCTCGCGGAGAGTTTGCCGGCGCACTACAGATCTATTCGGAACTGGCCTGCTTGCCCAATATGAAGCAATCGCTGGATCAAACTTTTGAAGGGCAGCCCGGATACACTCCTGTGACTAAAAAATTGCAGGAATTATGGGATAAGCATAGCTCAGACGCCGGCGATCAAGCTGCGTTTGTCGGACACATTCTCAAAGCCTATCACAATGGCATTCGTAGTTTTGTGAGCGATCAAATGGAACCGCGGCCGCCGAAACCAGGGACTCAAAACCGCGTGGTGTTATTGGAATTTTTCACCACGGCCGATGCTCCTCTCGGTGTGGGAATTGATGTTGCTGTGACGGGTTTGACACACGCTTTTGGCCCGTCAGAACTCGTGGCACTACGTTACCATTTGCCCACGGAAGAGCCAGACCCCATGGCTGGTCCGCAATGTAAGGAGCGACTCAACTATTACAATTCAAGAGTCGTGCCTTTGATGTATATCGATGGCAAGCAGGTGAATGTGGAGCCTGGGCGTTTGACACATGCTGCAACAATCTATAAATACCTGCGTGAATTGGTGGAACCGATCTTGGTAGAGACCGTCGACATCGAATTAAAACTCAACACAACGGTCGAAGAAGACAGGATGAAGATTGACGTCCAGGCATTGTCGGCTTCAGAATTTGAAGACGACATTCGATTGCGGTTGGTGTTGGTGGAGGAAGAGGTCGCAGTCGAGACACCCAGCGGTGTGCTGTTGCATGAAAATCTCGTGCGTATTATGCCGGGCGGAGCCGAGGGCATTGCTCCCCAAGATGGGAAATTGGCATTTCAAACGGAGCTCTTGCTGGAAGACTACCGTCAACAATTGCTTGACGAACTGCAATCGTACGAAGAGATGCGTAGCAACCTGCTTGGAGAAGAATTCAAGTATGGTATTTATCCCATCGGACCGGTGAGACTGAAACTCGCTGCTTTTGTGCAGAACAACAAGACCAAAGAGGTGCTGCAATCAGCCATCGTCGACCTAAAATTTCTGGATGAGATCGAGGAACCGGCGAAAGAAGAAAAACCGGACGACGAAGCGAAACCTGCTGAGGAGCCCAAACCGGCTGCGGCCGATGCCACTCAAGAGCAGGAGTAA
- a CDS encoding glucose-1-phosphate adenylyltransferase: MKNIISLILGGGRGTRLFPLTKYRSKPAVPFAAKYRLIDIPISNCLNSGLNQVYILTQFLSVSLHRHITSTYKFDTFAAGFVEALAAQQTLDSTDWYQGTADAVRQNLRYIQQRGIEYVLILSGDQLYRMDYRDMIKTHMDNDADVTIGTLPVPREDVSGFGVVKLDENGRVVEFAEKPQTEEDINHYRTSPEWLRSRGLEPRGREHLASMGIYLFRRDVLVDLLTRYEHTDFGKEVFPSSIASHHVQSHLFDGYWEDVGTIRSFMKANLDLTTENPPMALDTEEFRIFTRPRYLPPTRMAGAMITDSLIADGCTIGSGTVIENSVIGVRCRIGRDVTIRDSVVIGADYYESDQEFQRKSPTTPAVGIGERSVIQGAIIDKNCRIGRDVRIINDSVTEQKERDNVTICDGIVVCAKNTVLADGWKLGP, encoded by the coding sequence ATGAAAAACATCATCTCCTTAATCCTCGGCGGTGGCCGTGGAACGCGACTGTTTCCCCTGACCAAATATCGCTCCAAACCGGCGGTCCCCTTCGCTGCGAAATATCGCCTGATCGATATTCCGATCTCCAATTGCCTCAATAGCGGTTTGAATCAGGTTTATATCCTCACGCAATTCCTTAGCGTGAGTCTGCATCGCCATATCACCTCGACCTACAAATTCGACACATTCGCCGCTGGTTTTGTCGAAGCCCTGGCCGCGCAACAAACCCTGGATAGCACCGATTGGTATCAAGGAACCGCCGACGCAGTACGGCAAAATCTGCGATATATCCAACAGCGGGGGATCGAATATGTGCTCATCCTCTCCGGCGATCAGTTGTACCGCATGGATTACCGTGACATGATCAAAACCCATATGGATAACGATGCCGATGTGACCATCGGCACGTTGCCGGTACCGCGGGAGGACGTGAGTGGCTTTGGAGTGGTGAAGTTGGATGAAAACGGCCGAGTCGTCGAATTCGCCGAGAAACCTCAAACCGAAGAAGATATCAATCATTATCGGACTTCGCCGGAATGGTTGCGCAGCCGTGGATTAGAACCGCGCGGACGCGAACATCTCGCCAGCATGGGCATCTATCTTTTCCGCCGCGACGTCCTCGTCGACTTGCTGACTCGATACGAACATACCGATTTCGGCAAAGAGGTCTTCCCCAGTTCTATCGCCAGTCACCACGTGCAATCGCACCTCTTTGACGGTTATTGGGAAGATGTTGGAACCATTCGCTCCTTCATGAAAGCCAACCTGGATCTCACCACTGAAAACCCGCCCATGGCGCTCGACACTGAAGAGTTCCGCATTTTTACGCGGCCGCGCTACCTGCCCCCCACGCGAATGGCGGGTGCAATGATCACAGACAGCCTGATCGCCGACGGCTGCACGATCGGTTCAGGAACCGTTATCGAAAACTCCGTCATCGGCGTCCGTTGCCGTATCGGACGGGATGTGACCATCCGCGATTCCGTAGTCATCGGCGCGGACTACTATGAATCCGACCAAGAGTTTCAGCGAAAATCGCCGACTACACCCGCCGTCGGTATCGGCGAACGGAGTGTCATTCAAGGGGCCATCATCGATAAAAATTGCCGCATCGGTCGGGACGTCCGCATCATCAACGACTCTGTCACCGAACAAAAAGAGCGAGATAACGTGACAATCTGTGACGGCATCGTCGTTTGCGCCAAAAATACCGTCCTTGCCGACGGTTGGAAGCTAGGGCCTTAA
- a CDS encoding cation:proton antiporter: MSGKLSQTIEPLKLAKHPRNRRGAWTWRWMALLLFAALMISGGRLNSVWAQATTTDHPPAAGEQAEGDAAHAEGAVEGHEEGHEEGHSGGHSDPVAPLLAGICIILFLAKVGGDLAERAKMPAVLGELLVGVLMGNFLLLTGSDVLEFLKPPNAELLMGNLVFGPQEKIGEFVAERMEPGATLDMLARVGVILLLFEVGLETSVKQMLSVGKSSLFVAVLGVIVPFALGYIVSRMIIPAAGSNAHLFIGATLCATSVGITARVLKDLGKHQDKEGQIILGAAVIDDVLGLVILAVVTGIIEHGSVDPMALTKTIGLTMAFLGGAVLLGTVLITRPLFKLASVLRGHGLLVATALVICFGFSWLANVVGLAPIVGAFAAGLILERAHYKELGQKEHFELEEALEPLTALLVPIFFVQMGIQVDLRSFANTDVLTLAAGITIVAIIGKQVCSFGVLEKGLNRPAVGLGMIPRGEVGLIFASIGRGLKAPGTGEAIIDDGTYSAVVVMVMVTTMITPPALKWQLTRKQSAPPPPSEV; this comes from the coding sequence GTGTCCGGGAAGCTATCGCAGACAATCGAACCACTGAAACTGGCCAAACATCCGCGCAACCGTCGTGGCGCCTGGACTTGGCGATGGATGGCCCTGTTGCTGTTCGCCGCTTTGATGATTTCCGGCGGTCGACTTAATTCCGTCTGGGCGCAGGCGACCACTACGGACCATCCCCCAGCTGCCGGGGAACAGGCCGAAGGCGACGCAGCCCATGCAGAAGGCGCTGTGGAAGGCCATGAAGAAGGTCACGAAGAAGGGCATAGCGGGGGACACTCCGATCCAGTTGCGCCGCTATTGGCCGGAATTTGCATCATCCTGTTTTTGGCCAAAGTGGGCGGCGATCTCGCCGAGCGGGCCAAAATGCCGGCCGTCTTGGGCGAACTGCTGGTCGGCGTGCTGATGGGAAATTTCTTGCTACTCACCGGCTCCGACGTACTAGAATTCCTCAAACCACCCAACGCCGAACTCCTGATGGGGAATTTGGTGTTCGGGCCGCAGGAAAAAATCGGCGAGTTTGTCGCAGAGCGGATGGAACCGGGCGCGACGCTCGACATGCTGGCCCGCGTCGGCGTGATTCTGTTGCTGTTCGAAGTCGGCCTCGAAACCAGCGTGAAGCAGATGCTTTCGGTCGGCAAATCGTCTTTGTTTGTCGCCGTGCTGGGGGTGATCGTCCCCTTCGCCTTGGGTTACATCGTCTCCAGAATGATCATCCCCGCCGCCGGTAGCAACGCACACTTATTCATCGGCGCCACATTGTGCGCCACCAGCGTGGGCATTACCGCCCGCGTGCTCAAGGACTTAGGAAAGCATCAAGATAAAGAAGGCCAGATCATTCTCGGCGCTGCCGTGATTGACGACGTGCTAGGTTTGGTGATTTTGGCAGTTGTGACCGGAATCATCGAACATGGCAGCGTCGATCCAATGGCGCTCACCAAAACCATCGGCCTGACGATGGCGTTTTTGGGGGGAGCTGTGCTGTTGGGGACCGTACTGATCACCCGCCCGCTCTTCAAACTGGCCAGTGTTCTCCGCGGGCACGGGCTACTTGTAGCGACAGCACTGGTGATCTGTTTCGGATTCTCGTGGCTGGCGAACGTGGTCGGTCTGGCTCCGATTGTCGGCGCCTTTGCGGCTGGGTTGATCCTCGAACGGGCGCATTACAAGGAACTCGGTCAGAAGGAACACTTCGAACTCGAAGAAGCCTTGGAACCGCTGACCGCTTTGCTCGTCCCCATTTTCTTCGTGCAAATGGGCATCCAGGTCGATTTGCGGAGCTTTGCCAATACCGATGTTCTAACCTTGGCGGCCGGCATCACGATTGTGGCGATCATCGGCAAACAGGTCTGTTCATTCGGCGTACTTGAAAAAGGGCTGAATCGTCCCGCTGTTGGTTTGGGAATGATCCCCCGCGGCGAAGTCGGTCTGATCTTCGCCTCTATCGGCCGCGGACTCAAAGCCCCCGGCACCGGCGAAGCGATCATTGACGACGGTACATACTCCGCCGTGGTGGTGATGGTGATGGTCACCACCATGATCACCCCACCCGCACTCAAATGGCAATTGACCCGCAAACAGAGCGCGCCTCCACCTCCTTCGGAGGTATGA